CCTACGCCCAGAACGTGCGCGCGCTGCCCTACTACTACGAGCGCATCGCGGGCGGCCGCTTCGCCACCGAGCGCGGCCTGCGCCTGAGCGCGGACGACCAGCGCCGCCGCGCCCTCATCACCCAGGTGATGTGCAACTTCTGGGTGGACCTGGGCGAGGACGCGCCCGAGTACTTCGCCCCCGAGCTGGAGCGGCTGCGCGCCTTCGAGGAGGACGGGCTTCTGGTGCGCGACGGCACCCAGCTGCAGCTCACGGCACTCGGGCGGCTCTTCGTGCGCAACGTGGCGATGGTGTTCGACTCCTACCTCGCGCGCGCCGAGCGCCCGCGCTTCAGCCAGACGGTGTAGCCATGCACGTGCTGCAGCTGCTGCAGGCGGAGCACGGAGACATCGAGCGGGCGCTCGGGCTGCTCGAGCGCGCGTGCGCCGCGGCGAGGGCCGGCCGCCCGTCGCCGCCCGAGGCCTTCGCGCAGCTCGCGCGCTTCTTCCTCGCGCACGCCGAGGGCAGCCATCACGAGAAGGAGAGCGCCCTCTTCGCGGTGATGGCGATGCAGGCACTGCCAGTCGGCGACGCGCTGCTGCCCCACCTGGGCTTCGCGCACGCGCTGGGCCACGCGCTCGCCGAGGACCTGGAGACCGCCGTGCAGGCGTGGACCGCGGGGGGCGAGCAGGAGCCGGTGCTCGAGGCCGCGGCGCGCTACGTGCGCCACCAGCGCGCGCACGCGGCGGACGAGGAGGGCAAGGTGTTCCCGCTCGTGCAGCGCCTGCTCCCGGCGCACCTGCTCGAGCCGGTGCGCCACCGCTTCGCGCGCACGGAGCTCGGGCACGGGCGGCTCTCGGATGCGCTGCAGCTGCTGCGGCGCGAGCTCGAGCGGCTCAGCGCGGAGGCCTGAACGCGAGGCAGCGCAGCACGTCCAGCGTGGAGACGATGCCCACCAGGCGCCCCGCCTCGTCCACCACCGGCACGCGGTGCACCGCGTAGCTGCCCATCAGCAGGGCTGCCTCGCCCACGCTCGCAGTCTCCGGCAGGGTGAGCGCGTGCCCGGTCATCACGTCGCGCACGCGCACCGGCTGGGCGCCCGCGCCCACCCGCAGCGTGTCCAGCTGCTCCTCCAGCACGTCTGCGCGCGAGAGCATCCCCACGGGCCGGTGCTCGGCGTCCACCACCGGCAGGCCGCTCACGGTGTTCTCCACGAGCAGCTGCAGCGCCTCGTCCACCGGTTGCTCGGGCCGCACGCTCACCACGGCGCGCGTCATCACGTCGCGCAGCGGCGTGGCGTCTCCGACTCCCGCGGGTGCCCCGGCCTTCATGCGGCCGACCCGCGCGCGGTGACGGCCCCTGCGCGCTGCGGCGCCGAGGCCGAGGCCCGCGCCTCCACTGCGCCCAGCATCACCCCGAGCGCGAAGAGCGCCACCAGCGCCGCCACCATCAGGCGCCAGGCGCGCTCCGGCTCCACGCCCTCGATCCAACCGGTCACCACGTCCGTCCGCTGCATTCCGTGCTCCTTCTCTTCACAGGGGGGGCGCGCAGCCACTGCGCACCCACAGCCCCGCTCACGCAAACTCTGCGCGCGGGGACGGGGGCTCCTGCCCCTCGGGAGGGGAGACTGCAACCGCCCTGCCACGCGCCCAGGGCAGCGCGAGCGCGAAGCCCGCGAGCACCACCCCGGCGCCACCGGCCGCCGCGAGCACCAGCCCCGCGCGCAGCAGCTGCGTGCCGAAGCCGAGCAGCCCCTGCATCCCTGCACCCGTGAGCGCGAGCCCCGCGGCCATCAGCGCGAGCCCCGCGTGGTGCAGGTGCAGCGCGCCGGGGCGCCGCCCCAGCTGCAGCAGCAGGGGGAGCAGGAGCCCGCCCGTCACCACGCCCAGCAGGAGCACGTGCAGGTAGAGGATGGCGGGGTGGTGCAGCCGCGTCGCCCACTCGGAGAGCCCCAGCGCGCCGGCCGCCTCCATGCCGCCCTCGAGCAGCGCCCACAGCGCGACCCAGCGCAGCAGCCCGCGCAGCGAGCCCTGCGTGGAGCGCGAGGCGCGCCAGAGGGTGCGCACCCAGAGGAAGCCCGGGTAGGCGAGCGCGAGCGCCGCCGCGCGCGCCGCCCACCCCAGCGCACCGCTGCTCCCGCCCGGCACGCCGAGCGGGAAGGTGAGCCAGGCGAGCAGCACCTTCCAGCGCAGCAAGCGGCGCAGCGGCGCCTCCTCGAAGCGCACGCCGAGCTCCGCGGCGTGCAGCACCAGCAGCCCCATCAGCCCGAGCACGAAGAAGCCCGCGAAGCAGTGCAGGAAGGCGAAGACGGCGAGCTGGCCCAGGTGCGCGTCCTTCACGTGCGCCGCGAGCAGCACCACGCGCCCGACGGCACCGAGCATCGCGAGCACGAGGTAGGCGAGCGCGCCGCGCAGGAAGCCGTACGCCACGCCCGTGCGCCCGCGCAGCCGCAGCGCGAGGCGGGCCGCGGCGTAGAGCCACACGAAGAGCGAGCTCGCCGAGACGATGACGCCCGGCCGCCCGTACCCGGAGTGCAGGAAGGCGACGAAGGTCGCGAGCGAGACGAGGTGGATGAGGGTGAGGGCCGCGCGGTCCGCGCGCGCGAGCGGGGCGCCGGGCGCCCCGAGGCGCTCGAAGGCGAGCGCGAAGAGGGCGAGCCCCACCCAGCCGAAGTACAGCGTGTGCGAGTGCGCGTGCAGCGCGTTGCCGAAGGGCAGCCACGCGAGCAGGGGGCTCACGAAGGCGAGGCGCAGCAGGAGCCCCAGCGAGGTGGCGAGCAGGTAGTAGCCGAGCGCGAGGCGCAGGTAGCCGCGCGGCTCGGCGGGGCTGAAGAGGGAGCGGAGGAGCGCGCGCACGGCCATCAGCACTCGTACTCCGCCGCCTCGCTGCGCCGGTCGAGCCCGACCACCAGCTCGCCGCAGAAGCGCACCAGGTCCGACTCGGTGACGATGCCCACCAGGCTCCCCGCGGCGTCGACGACGGGCAGGCAGCCGAACTTGTTCTTCAGCATCAGCTCGAGCGCCTCGCGCAGCGAGGTCTCCGGGCGCACGGTCCTCACGTCGCGGGTCATCGCGTCGATCGCCCACACGGCGGGCTCGGTCGCCGCGCCGCCTCCGCGCGCGAGCGCCGCGAGCAGGTCGCGGTGGGTGACCAGGCCCACCAGCCGCCCGCCGTCCACCACCGGCAGGTGGCGCACGCGGCCGCGGCGCAGCAGCGCCTCCACGCGGCGCAGGTTCTCCATCGGCCGCAGGGTGATGACATCGCGGGTCATGAGGTCTTGAACCTGCAGCATGGTGCGCTCCCGGGTGAGGTGTTCCCCCCTGCGCTAATGCATCCGCAGGGCCAGCGCATCGGCCGAGGCTCCAGGTCCCGTGGGGCGCAGCGGCTGCGCCCGGTGGCCGCAACGCGCGCAGGGATTGCGCGCCGCACCCCGTGCCGCACCCGTGGCGCGCTCCGGTACGCCCGATGCACACGCAGGCTCCCCGGACACTCCTGGGCTCGGGGCGGGAAGCGCTCGCGGGGCCGGGCTTCAGGCGCTCGGGCGCAGCACTGCGCCCCACGCGCGCCGTACCGACGAGAGGAGCAGAGCGTGAGAAAGCTGTGGATGGCCTTCGCGGCCGTGCTGTTGGCTTCGTTCTCCGTGCTGGGCTGGGTGGGCCTGCGCATCTACCAGCAGGCCCCACCGGTGCCCGAGCACGTGGTCACCACCGAGGGCCGCACGCTCTTCGGCCCTGGCGAGCTGCAGGCGGGCCAGAACGTGTGGCAGTCCCTGGGCGGCATGGAGGTGGGCAGCATCTGGGGCCACGGCAGCTACGTGGCGCCGGACTGGACGGCGGACTGGCTGCACCGCGAGTCGCTCTTCATCCTGCAGGCGTGGGCGCGCGAGGACCACGGCGCGGACTACGACACGCTGCCCGCCCCGCAGCAGGCCGCGCTGCAGCGGCGGCTGCAGGAGCTGATGCGCAAGAACACCTATGACCCGGCCACCGGTACGCTGACGCTCGCGCCGGTGCGCGCGCGCGCCTTCGAGGCGAACCTCGCCTACTACAGCGACGTGTTCGGCCGCGGGCGCGACGCGTACGCGATGCCCGCGGGCACGCTGAGCGACCCCGCGCAGCTGCGCCTGCTCTCGGGCTTCTTCTTCTGGAGCAGCTGGGCCGCGTCCACCGAGCGCCCCGGCGACACCATCAGCTACACCAACAACTGGCCGCACGAGGCGCTGGTGGGCAACGTGCCCTCGGGCGACACGGTGGTGTGGACGGGCGTGAGCATCATCGTGCTGCTCGCGGGCCTGGGCGCCATGGCCTTCTATTACGCCACGCGGCCGAAGGAGGAGTTGCACGGCGACGTGCCCGCGCACGACCCGCTGCTCTCCGCGCGCGCCACGCCCTCGCAGCGCGCGGTGGTGAAGTACTTCTGGGTGGTGAGCGGGCTGCTGCTCCTGCAGATCATCCTGGGCGTGGTGACGGCGCACTACGGAGTGGAGGGCGGCGCCTTCTATGGCTTCCCGCTCGCCGAGTACCTGCCCTACGTGGTGACCCGCACCTGGCACACGCAGCTGGGCATCTTCTGGATTGCGACCGCGTGGCTCGCGGCGGGGCTCTACATCGGCCCGGCGGTGGGCGGCGAGGAGCCGCGCTACCAGCGCGCCGGCGTCAACGTGCTCTTCGGCGCGCTGCTGGTGGTGGTGCTCGGCAGCATGGCGGGCCAGTGGCTCAGCGTGATGCACAAGCTGGGCGTGGGCGACCTCTGGTTCTACTTCGGCCACAGCGGCTACGAGTACATCGACCTGGGGCGCGCCTTCCAGATTGCCTTGCTGGTGGGGCTCTTCCTCTGGCTCTTCCTCGTGGCGCGCGCCATCTGGCCCGCGCTCAAGCGCAAGGACGAGCAGCGCACGGTGCTCACGCTCTTCCTCATCTCCTCCTTCGCCATCGCGGGCTTCTACGGCGCGGCGCTGGGGGCGGGGCGGCACACCAACCTCGCCGTCGCAGAGTACTGGCGCTGGTGGGTGGTGCACCTGTGGGTGGAGGGCTTCTTCGAGGTCTTCGCCACGGTGGTCATCGCCTTCCTCTTCGCGCGCCTCAAGCTGCTCTCCCTGCGCACGGCCGGCGAGGCCACGGTGCTCAGCGCCACCATCTTCCTCGCGGGCGGCGTCATCGGCACGCTGCACCACCTGTACTTCTCCGGCACGCCCACGGTGGTGCTCGCGCTGGGCTCGGTGTTCAGCGCGCTCGAGGTCGTGCCGCTGCTCTTCGTGGGCTACGAGGCCTGGCACAACTACCAGCTCAGCCACGCGAAGCCCTGGGTGCGCAACTACAAGTGGCCCATCTACTTCTTCATCTCGGTGGCCTTCTGGAACCTGGTGGGCGCGGGGCTCTTCGGCTTCATGATCAACCCGCCCATCGCGCTCTATTACATGCAGGGGCTCAACACGACGCCGGTACACGGCCACGCCGCGCTCTTCGGCGTGTACGGGATGCTGGGCATCGGGCTGATGCTCTTCTGCCTGCGCGCCATGGACCCGCGCCTGGTCTGGAAGGAGCGGCTGGTGCGCTTCGCCTTCTGGTCCATCAACGGCGGCCTGATGATCATGGTGGTGGGCAGCCTGCTGCCGGTGGGCCTGCTGCAGACCTGGGCCTCGGTGGAGCACGGCTACTGGTACGCGCGCAGCGCCGAGTTCCTCCAGACGCCGCTGATGAACACGCTGCGCTGGCTGCGCGTGCCCGGTGACTCGCTCTTCGCGCTGGGCGCCATCGCGCTGGTGCTCTTCGTGCTGCAGCTGGGCCGCGCCCGTCCGGTGGCCCGCGCGGAGCAGCGCGAGGGCGTCGTGCCCGCGCCCAGCCTCGAGCCGTAGCGCGCTGTACGCCGCTGGCTCGAGCCCCCGCCCCGTCCCCCCTCCCCCTGGGAGAGGGTCGGGGTGAGGGATGACCAACCCGGCGCCTCAGTGCACGACGAGCACGGGGCGCCGGCACAGCTTCACGAGCTGGCTGGAGGTACTCCCCAGCAGCGCCCGTGCAAGCGCGCCTTGCCCGCGGCTGCCCACCGCGACCAGGTCGCAGTCCTGCGCCTCCGCGGCCCGGGCAAGCGCCTCGGCGGGCGCCTCGCCGCTGAGCACGGACCACACCGCGTCCGGCGCACCGAGCGCTTTCGCGCGCTCTGCCGCCCGCTGCGCGAGCACGCTCTCTGGCAGCTCGGGCGCAGGCTCCACCACCGCACCCACGTCGCCCTCCAGCGGGTGCACCGCCGGGGGCGCCACGTGCGTCACCGCCACCTGCGCGCCCTCGAGACGGGCCAGCTTCACCGCGAGCTCGAGCGCCCGTCCGGACGCCTCGGAGCCATCCACACACACCAGGATCCGCTTCATCGTCATGCCCTCCGCCTGCAGCGCGCGGGAGGCGCGCCGCCCTGGCTCCTGGGAATGCATGGCGCGCGCCCGGGCTGCGGGCGCTGGCCGGAACTTTGCTCCTCACACGGGGTGAGGCCCGCACCCGGGCCCCGAGCCCGAGGAGGCCCGCCATGACCGAGTCCATCCGTCACTTCATGACCCACCCGGTGCACGCCATCGGCGCGCAGCAGCCGCTCGCCGAGGCCCACCGCCTGATGAACGCGCACGGCGTGCGCCACCTCCCGGTGCGCAGCGGCGGCCAGCTGGTGGGGCTGGTCTCGCAGCGCGACCTGCACCTCATCGAGACCCTGCGCGACGTGGACCCCGAGGGCGTGGCCGTGGAGGAGGCGATGACCCAGGACCTGTTCAGCGTGGAGGCGGACGTGCCGCTGCAGCAGGTGGTGCACGAGATGGCCGCGCGCAAGCTGGGCAGCGCCCTGGTGCTGGAGGACGGCGAGCTGGTGGGCATCTTCACCACGGTGGACGCGCTGCACGCGCTGGAGCAGCTGTGCGCGCGCCCCGCTCCGGCGCGCCGCCGCAGCCCGAGGGCGAGCGCCACGCGGCGCGAGCGCTGAGACGGCTCAGCGCGCGGGCAGCTGCGCGTGCAGCGTGGCGCTGAGCGTCTGGGCGAAGGCCTGGATGAAGTCCACCCTGCCGCGGCGCTGCGCGAGGAAGGGGTCCATGATGGTGCAGCGCAGCACCGCGAGGCCGCCCGCGCGCTCGAAGTCCCGGGCGCCGAAGCCCAGCTCCAGGAGCAGCGGCTCCACCGCGCCGCCGTACTCCTCGGCCCGCAGCGTGGTGCGGGTGACGAAGAAGTCGAGCCGGCGCGCCGAGCGCCCGCCGCCCGCGCTCAGCGCGCCGTGCACGCGCGCCGTGAAGGCGTTCACGTCCTCGAGCGTGCGCAGCTGCGGGTGGGCGAGCGCGAAGCAGACGATGTTCAGGTCGCTCGCGGGCAGGGGCAGCACGCGGAAGGGCGCCCAGTCTCCCGTCGCGAGCCGCCGGTGCAGGGCGCGGGCACCGCGCGCGGTGTCGGTGACGAGCCGCCCGTAGCCCGAGGCGTCCAGCGGCAGCACCTGGTGGCTCATCCACACGGCGGCCGCCGCCGCGCCCGGCTTGCTGCCCTCCACGATGTAGCGCCCCAGGCCCGCGGCCTCGTCGCCCCTCGCGCCCGCGTCCACGCCGGCTGCGCCGTGGAAGACGTAGGGCGCCTCCACCGCGACGAGCTCGCGCACGCGCCGGTCGCGGAAGGAGACGGCGCCGGCGGGGTAGGGGATGAAGCCCAGCTTGTGCGGGTCGATGGTGACGGAGTCGGTCTGCTCGAGCGCGACGAGCGCGCGGTACACGCCCTCGTCCGGCCAGGCCTCCGGCGCGGCGTCCGCGAGCGCGTCCTCGTGCGAGCGCCTCGCCCCCTGCGCATCGCGGGTGATGGCGGCCGCGTAGCCGCCCCACGCCGCGTCCGCGTGCAGCGCGAAGGCGAGCCCGAGCTCGCGCCCCACGCGCTCGCGCAGCTGCGCCACGCGGTCCAGCCGGTCCACCGCGCCCTCCTCGGTGGTGCCCACCACGCTGACGCAGGCGAGCACCGGCTGCTGCCTTGCGGCGAGCCTCCCCAGCGTGTCCTCGAGCGCGTCCAGCGACATGCGGAAGTGCCCGTCCACCGGCACCTTCACCAGCTGGCCGCTCCCGATGCCCAGCACCCGGCACACCTTCTCCCACGAGTAGTGCGCGGTGGAGGGCACGAGCACGACGGCGGGCGGCAGCGCGTCGCGGAACTGCTGCGCGAGCCGGCTGCCGAACTCCTGGTAGCCCAGGCCCCCGAGCGAGTGGCGCTGCAGCAGCGCCGCCGCCCGCGCCCCGTCGCCCACCGCGGCGCGAAACGCGTCCGCCAGGTCCAGCGCGTGCGCGGGCGCCACGTTGAGCAGCTCCCACAGGGAGAGCGCCTGCAGGGGCGCGCGCTGCCCGCGGGCCCCCACCACCTGCAGCTGCGCGAGCCCCGCCTCCTCGGCGGCCCAGCGCAGCGCCACCGGCAGGTAGCGCACGTTGCGCGCCACCCACAGGGCCTCGAGGTTCGCCACGCTGCCGCCCGAGGTGAGGTGGCCCCACTGCCGCTCGGGCGCGTAGCCCACCATGTGCGCGAGCTGCGCGGCCACCTGCAGCTCCAGCCGGGTGGTGACGGGGCTGGCCTCGGCGCTCACGTTGTTGGGGTTGTAGAGCAGCGCGGCGAAGTAGCCCACGAGGCTCGCCAGGGTGAGGTCCGAGCACATGTGGCCCACGTAGCGCGGGCTGAAGAAGGGCACGCCCTCCTTGAGCGCGCCGAGCAGCCCCATCAGCTCGGTCTGCAGCCGCGCCATCGCGCCCTCGTACGCGGGCGCGCGCCGCTCGGACTCCTGCACGAGGAAGCCGTCCTCGGGGTGGAAGTTGCGCCGCCAGAAGACGTGGTCGCGCAGCGCCTCGAGCAGCAGGCGCTCCAGCACGTCCGCGTTCTCTCCCTTGGGGCCGAGGAACAGCGAGGCCAGGTCCAGCCCGCCGCCGCCGCTCACGCGCCACCGGCCGGGGCCAGGGCGCGCCGCGCCTTCATCTCCTCCACCATCGGCGCCTGCTCGGCGAGCGGCACCTGCGCATCCAGCGCGGGGAGGATGACGCGCTCCTCCAGCTCCAGGTGCGCGAGCAGCGCCTCCTCCAGCCGCACCGAGGCCGCGAGCAGCGTGCGCGCGCGCGCCGCGAGCTGCGCGGGCTCGTGCTGCAGGGCGTCCCAGGCGTCCAAGAGCGCAGGCAGCGCCGCGTCGATGTCGCGGTGCTCGCGCTCCATGCGCTCGAGCGCCTCGCGCACCTCGGGCCCCGCGTCGGCCGCCAGCAGCCGGGGCAGCACGGTGCCGTCCTCGTCCGCCACGTGCAGCGGCAGCGCGGTGGCGAAGTAGCGCTGCAGCTGGCGCGCGGCGTCCACCACCTCCGCGGGCTTCACGGCCGGGGCGGCGCCCGCCAGGCGCACCGCCATGGCGCAGAAGCGCCGGATGCGCTCGTGGCACTCGCGCAGGCGCGCCGCCACGGGGCCGCCGCCCGCGGCGGGAGAGGGGGAAGCGCCGAAGTGCAGGTTGATCAGCATGCGCCGCGGCCTTCGCAAGTGGCATGCCGCCCGGGCCCCTCCCGGGCAGCCCTGCCCCGAGGCGCAGCGCTTGCGCGGGCGCGGGCCGCGGCGCGCAGGGTTTGCGGCGGGGCTCCCCACGCACCGCCGCGCCCACCCGGGCACGCTTCGTGAAGAAGAGCGCGTCCATGAGCCCCTTCCGGAGCCCCCTCCGGGCCCACGACCCGATGACGAGCCAGGCGCGCCAGATGCTGCAGCGCCGCCGCGACACCCTGCGCCTGCTGCTGCTGCACGCGCCCGCGCCGGGCGCCCTGCCGGTGCGCCAGGAGCGCGAGGAGCTGGACGAGGTGGAGGCGGCGCTCGCGCGCATCGAGGCGGGGCGCTTCGGCACCTGCGAGCACTGTGGCGGGGCGGTGGGCCGCCAGCGCCTGCGCGCGGTGCCCGAGGCGCGCCACTGCCTCGGCTGCGCCGCCGAGCGCCGCGCCGCGCTCTCCGTGCCCTGAGCCCCCGCCCCGGGGGTGTGCGACCAGGCGTGCATTTCACCAACCCGGCGCCCACATGCGCCCGCGGCCGCGGCGCGTCCTTTGCTAATCAGGGGGCATGGCCAAAGAACGCATCCTGGTGGTGGACGACGAGGCGAACGCGCGGCGCGCCATCGCCACCATTCTCGCGGAGGAGGGCTACGAGGTGCAGGAGGCCGCGGACGGCCTCGAGGCGCTCGGCCGCCTGCCGGACTTCAGCCCCGCGGTGGTGCTCACGGACGTGCGCATGCCGCAGATGGACGGGCTCACCCTCATGCGCCGCGCGCGCGAGGCGGGCAGCGACGCCACCTTCGTGGTGATGACCGCGTTCGCCTCGGTGGAGGCCGCCGTGGAGGCGATGCGCGCGGGCGCCGAGACCTACCTCACCAAGCCCCTGGACATGGACGCGGTGCTCGTCGTGCTGGGCAAGGCGCTGGAGACGCGCCGGCTCAAGACCGAGACCGTGCAGCTGCGCGAGCGCGTGGCGGAGCGCTACCGGGTGGGCAACATCATCGGGGACGCGCCCGAGCTGCAGGGCGTCTACGCGCTCATCCGCCAGGCGGCCCCCACCAAGGCCACCGTGCTCATCCTCGGCGAGAGCGGCACCGGCAAGGAGCTCGTCGCCCAGGCGCTGCACGAGCTCAGCCCGCGCAAGGACAAGCCCTTCGTGAAGGTGCACTGCGCGGCCCTGAGCGAGGGGCTGCTGGAGAGCGAGCTGTTCGGCCACGAGCGCGGCGCCTTCACCGGCGCGGTGGCTCGCAAGGAGGGCCGCTTCGAGATGGCGGACGGCGGCACGCTGTTCCTGGACGAAATCGGAGAGATCTCCCCGGCCGTGCAGGTGAAGCTGCTGCGCGTGCTGCAGAACCGCGAGTTCGAGCGCGTGGGCGGCACGCAGACCCTCAAGGTGGACGTGCGCATCGTGGCCGCCACCCACCGCGACCTGCAGGCGGAGGTGAAGGCGGGGCGCTTCCGCGAGGACCTCTACTACCGGCTCAACGTGGTGGCGGTGACGCTGCCCCCGCTGCGCCGGCGCAAGGGGGACATCCCCGCGCTGGTGAGCCACTTCCTCGAGCGCTCCAACGCGGCGTACGGCAAGAGCCTCAAGGGGCTCGCCCCCGGCACCCTGCAGGCGCTGCTCAGCCACGACTGGCCGGGCAACATCCGCGAGCTGGAGAACGCGGTGGAGCGCGCCGTCGTGCTCGCGCAGGGCGAGGAGCTCACCGCGGACGACCTGCCGCCCGTGCTGCGCGGGCCGCGGCCCAGCGCCGAGAGCGGCGAGCGGCTCATCCCCGGCGCCACGCTCGCCGCCATCGAGCGCGAGGCCATCCTGCGCACGCTCGAGATGGTGCAGGGCTCCACCGCGCGCGCGGCCGAGGTCCTGGGCATCAGCGTGCGCAAGATCCAATACAAGCTCAAGGAGTAC
This window of the Aggregicoccus sp. 17bor-14 genome carries:
- a CDS encoding HPP family protein, which encodes MKAGAPAGVGDATPLRDVMTRAVVSVRPEQPVDEALQLLVENTVSGLPVVDAEHRPVGMLSRADVLEEQLDTLRVGAGAQPVRVRDVMTGHALTLPETASVGEAALLMGSYAVHRVPVVDEAGRLVGIVSTLDVLRCLAFRPPR
- a CDS encoding universal stress protein — protein: MTMKRILVCVDGSEASGRALELAVKLARLEGAQVAVTHVAPPAVHPLEGDVGAVVEPAPELPESVLAQRAAERAKALGAPDAVWSVLSGEAPAEALARAAEAQDCDLVAVGSRGQGALARALLGSTSSQLVKLCRRPVLVVH
- a CDS encoding CBS domain-containing protein — translated: MLQVQDLMTRDVITLRPMENLRRVEALLRRGRVRHLPVVDGGRLVGLVTHRDLLAALARGGGAATEPAVWAIDAMTRDVRTVRPETSLREALELMLKNKFGCLPVVDAAGSLVGIVTESDLVRFCGELVVGLDRRSEAAEYEC
- a CDS encoding sigma-54 dependent transcriptional regulator, coding for MAKERILVVDDEANARRAIATILAEEGYEVQEAADGLEALGRLPDFSPAVVLTDVRMPQMDGLTLMRRAREAGSDATFVVMTAFASVEAAVEAMRAGAETYLTKPLDMDAVLVVLGKALETRRLKTETVQLRERVAERYRVGNIIGDAPELQGVYALIRQAAPTKATVLILGESGTGKELVAQALHELSPRKDKPFVKVHCAALSEGLLESELFGHERGAFTGAVARKEGRFEMADGGTLFLDEIGEISPAVQVKLLRVLQNREFERVGGTQTLKVDVRIVAATHRDLQAEVKAGRFREDLYYRLNVVAVTLPPLRRRKGDIPALVSHFLERSNAAYGKSLKGLAPGTLQALLSHDWPGNIRELENAVERAVVLAQGEELTADDLPPVLRGPRPSAESGERLIPGATLAAIEREAILRTLEMVQGSTARAAEVLGISVRKIQYKLKEYAGGGSSPDPEASEAS
- a CDS encoding nitric-oxide reductase large subunit, which gives rise to MRKLWMAFAAVLLASFSVLGWVGLRIYQQAPPVPEHVVTTEGRTLFGPGELQAGQNVWQSLGGMEVGSIWGHGSYVAPDWTADWLHRESLFILQAWAREDHGADYDTLPAPQQAALQRRLQELMRKNTYDPATGTLTLAPVRARAFEANLAYYSDVFGRGRDAYAMPAGTLSDPAQLRLLSGFFFWSSWAASTERPGDTISYTNNWPHEALVGNVPSGDTVVWTGVSIIVLLAGLGAMAFYYATRPKEELHGDVPAHDPLLSARATPSQRAVVKYFWVVSGLLLLQIILGVVTAHYGVEGGAFYGFPLAEYLPYVVTRTWHTQLGIFWIATAWLAAGLYIGPAVGGEEPRYQRAGVNVLFGALLVVVLGSMAGQWLSVMHKLGVGDLWFYFGHSGYEYIDLGRAFQIALLVGLFLWLFLVARAIWPALKRKDEQRTVLTLFLISSFAIAGFYGAALGAGRHTNLAVAEYWRWWVVHLWVEGFFEVFATVVIAFLFARLKLLSLRTAGEATVLSATIFLAGGVIGTLHHLYFSGTPTVVLALGSVFSALEVVPLLFVGYEAWHNYQLSHAKPWVRNYKWPIYFFISVAFWNLVGAGLFGFMINPPIALYYMQGLNTTPVHGHAALFGVYGMLGIGLMLFCLRAMDPRLVWKERLVRFAFWSINGGLMIMVVGSLLPVGLLQTWASVEHGYWYARSAEFLQTPLMNTLRWLRVPGDSLFALGAIALVLFVLQLGRARPVARAEQREGVVPAPSLEP
- a CDS encoding hemerythrin domain-containing protein — encoded protein: MLINLHFGASPSPAAGGGPVAARLRECHERIRRFCAMAVRLAGAAPAVKPAEVVDAARQLQRYFATALPLHVADEDGTVLPRLLAADAGPEVREALERMEREHRDIDAALPALLDAWDALQHEPAQLAARARTLLAASVRLEEALLAHLELEERVILPALDAQVPLAEQAPMVEEMKARRALAPAGGA
- a CDS encoding TraR/DksA C4-type zinc finger protein, translated to MSPFRSPLRAHDPMTSQARQMLQRRRDTLRLLLLHAPAPGALPVRQEREELDEVEAALARIEAGRFGTCEHCGGAVGRQRLRAVPEARHCLGCAAERRAALSVP
- a CDS encoding pyridoxal-dependent decarboxylase; this encodes MSGGGGLDLASLFLGPKGENADVLERLLLEALRDHVFWRRNFHPEDGFLVQESERRAPAYEGAMARLQTELMGLLGALKEGVPFFSPRYVGHMCSDLTLASLVGYFAALLYNPNNVSAEASPVTTRLELQVAAQLAHMVGYAPERQWGHLTSGGSVANLEALWVARNVRYLPVALRWAAEEAGLAQLQVVGARGQRAPLQALSLWELLNVAPAHALDLADAFRAAVGDGARAAALLQRHSLGGLGYQEFGSRLAQQFRDALPPAVVLVPSTAHYSWEKVCRVLGIGSGQLVKVPVDGHFRMSLDALEDTLGRLAARQQPVLACVSVVGTTEEGAVDRLDRVAQLRERVGRELGLAFALHADAAWGGYAAAITRDAQGARRSHEDALADAAPEAWPDEGVYRALVALEQTDSVTIDPHKLGFIPYPAGAVSFRDRRVRELVAVEAPYVFHGAAGVDAGARGDEAAGLGRYIVEGSKPGAAAAAVWMSHQVLPLDASGYGRLVTDTARGARALHRRLATGDWAPFRVLPLPASDLNIVCFALAHPQLRTLEDVNAFTARVHGALSAGGGRSARRLDFFVTRTTLRAEEYGGAVEPLLLELGFGARDFERAGGLAVLRCTIMDPFLAQRRGRVDFIQAFAQTLSATLHAQLPAR
- a CDS encoding hemerythrin domain-containing protein, with product MHVLQLLQAEHGDIERALGLLERACAAARAGRPSPPEAFAQLARFFLAHAEGSHHEKESALFAVMAMQALPVGDALLPHLGFAHALGHALAEDLETAVQAWTAGGEQEPVLEAAARYVRHQRAHAADEEGKVFPLVQRLLPAHLLEPVRHRFARTELGHGRLSDALQLLRRELERLSAEA
- a CDS encoding CBS domain-containing protein, with translation MTESIRHFMTHPVHAIGAQQPLAEAHRLMNAHGVRHLPVRSGGQLVGLVSQRDLHLIETLRDVDPEGVAVEEAMTQDLFSVEADVPLQQVVHEMAARKLGSALVLEDGELVGIFTTVDALHALEQLCARPAPARRRSPRASATRRER